The genomic stretch taaccatctcatatctaaccctgtaaccatctcatatctaaccctataaccagttgatatctaaccctgtaaccatctcatatctaaccctataaccatctcatatctaaccctataaccagctgatatctaaccctgtaaccatctcatatctaaccctgtaaccatctcatatctaaccctataaccagttgatatctaaccctgtaaccatctcatatctaaccctataaccatctcatatctaaccctataaccatctcatatttagatatgagatggttatagggttagatatgaactggttatagggttagatatgagatggttacagggttagatatgagatggttacagggttagatatcaactggttatagggttagatatgagatggttatagggttagatatgagatggttacagggttagatatgagatggttacagggttagatatcaactggttatagggttagatatgagatggttacagggttaaccctataaccagttgatatctaaccctgtaacTGGCTCATATCTCTTTCCAGTTCACTCTGTAGCCATCTTCACATCTCTAAATAAGGAAATTATTGACCAACTCATGGAGGACAGTGGAAGTGGACTAAGTATTTGGGGGCTGTGATTCTATCCCTTTGGGCCTTTGGAATGTGTTTATTGtgatttctgtgtgtttgttggAGCAGTTGAAAAAAAGACCCGTTTCAGGGGAACATACATTGAACAAAAAGGTCTCGCAGTCTTCCTTTCTCTTCATTACATTTTTTCTCAAACCCCTTTTTGTACATGTAATACCTGAAAATCGAATTAATAGATTAAAATGTCAATTAAAgtagcaatcaatcaatcaatgaaatgtatttataaagccatttttacaacagccgatgtcacaaagtgctgtacagaaacccactCATTATTCCGAGTGTAATGATGTGTAAATATATTTATGACTGTCGTATTAATGTGATCTGTGTTCTCTGGGGAGACAGTGTGTTGGCGCAAACACTTCTGGACAAAATGTCCTGAATCCTGAGAATCTTTTTGAAACATTTTCATCATTAATACATCGTCCGAGCTGTTTTTATTTTGACTCTTCATACACATTCAGCATATTATACAGCTATAAGAAACAGACGAGTCCGATTTGTTTCAGTTATACACCACAGCGTCAGGGAATCAGTTGATCCTCAAATTAAGTGAATAAATATCCTGGTCAGTCATTTATGTTGTCTACAAATTATCCTTGACATTGTGGTCTCAACTGCAGTTACACGATAGATAAGAAATTGAATATTTCAAACATCCACACTATAATATTTCAAAAAGGACCGTTTGCTTACTTGTGTACGTTAGATAGACCTATGGTATATGTCTGCTCTTATTCGTCCCTAATCATTTCTGCATTCGATGATGAGCTATTTTATTATAATGTGTGTCTGGAGGCACCTTGGGCTTACATCTTATTTAAGTTTTAAACCTCTAATAGGTAACGTTTAAGTGTCGTTTAACTGGGGCTGCTCTTCTCCTCCGTCTTATTTCCCAGTTAATGTGTTGTGTCAAAGTCTATTACCTCTGCTGGACGGCGACGTCCCTTAAGTTGAAAAAACCCTCTCGGAACCATCAGCAGAGGGCTGCAGGTCGATAAAGCTTTTAGATTTGGAGATGTTTTCTGGGAGCCCGTTTCCTGCGGCTAAGAGTTGTTAATGGAGCTGAAGGAATTATCTTATGACTCTGAGTCTGACAGTAGTTTATTTCCTGGGTCCTGCTCCCCTGTCGAAGCGGAATATGCTTCTGTCAAACCCGCTTAATGAAAAGCAACGCGTCGCTGATTACACTTTTATTTGGTCTCTATGTAGAAGGCAGCGCTGCTAATTTACCCTCCGCTCCTCTGTGTGTTTGAATTCGCTACGGATGAATGATTTGGTCTGCCTGTTAAAAAacacttctctctcgctctctttttctgcTGAAATAGAAAAGGGCAATCGCCCCTTTGGTGAAAAAGTTCAGTGGAATTGTCCTCAATGTTATTCTCTTACAAATATGAATTGATCTTTCAGTTTATCGGTGACCAATTGTAAAATATGTAGTCTATTTTTGTATGTTTATATTTGACACAAATCTCGAAAGCATCTTGCTTCCCGTGTGCTCATTGAAAGGAAGACATACCTGTTTTAGTCCCTAAAATAAAAGGAATAACATGCTTGTTAAATGTTCCCACCAAGTCATATTGCTGTCTCTTGTATTTCAGTTGCTATTGAATTGTAAATGTATGTTATGTTTCGgtataaccggaaggttgcaagttcgaacccccgagctgacaaggtctgtcgttctgcccctgaacaggcagttaacccacagttcctaggccgtcattgaaaataagaatttgttcttaactgacttgcctagtaaaataaaggtaaaataaaatgtcaAAAAATAACGTCAACTTCTCTATCCTGCTACAATATCAATATGGTGCTGAAGGTAAAACTGGTCCGGCAGAACAAATAAAAACATCCAGACAGGATAAATACTTTGTCCAGCCGGCAGCTCTGTTCTACTTGTTCCAGGGAAGATCTCAATCGTTTGGCTTCACATTAAAACGCCTCATCTCTCTCAGAGCAGCTTTCTCTCTGAggagctctctttccctctcaggcCCGCTGTCCCCCAGGAGCTCACACAGGCCATTACTGTCAAGTACCCTCCACTCTTTATTTTTGCCCTTTTATCTGGAACAACTAATTCAGGTTCCGTTGCCCTTTTCACTCCAAGACGTGTCTTCTGGTAAAGCCCTTCAGCAGGCGGCTGGAGAGCACTCAGAATTGAGGGTTTAGTGTCTGGATGAAAACTTGACTTCAGATGATCTCTGTTGCCAATATTAGCGGCCACATGGAATAAGTGAGCCCTCTTCCAGCTGGATCAGAGATCAAAGATCAGGTTTAGATGTCTCCATCGTATTATCAGGAGGAGTGGAGATCGATATTCTGACAGAGCTATGAAGGAATATATCCCAATTATAGGCTATTTATGGCGGAGTAATAAGCCACATCTCCCGCCAGCTGGTATTATTGTggaaggctctctctctctctctctctctctctctctcatccccctgtcACTGTGAGAGAGGAGACGTTGACTGACTCAAAAACTACATTTATGATTATAGATTTAACAGCTTTAAAAAACATAACGTTTATGTACTGTCAGTCAGTATTGGCTTGAAGTATGCGTGTTTGAAGAAATAGGTCATTGTGAATAGACCTATAAAGCAACACTTGCCAGAACGATATGGTAAACATTGTATTTCTCTACTTCGGACGATCTCTTAACGGCGACAAAagcaaataaaaatataggatAAGCTAAAGACAAGGCGATGAAGACGCAAAGATCATTTTGTTATCGCAAATTCTTAAACGTTATGTGCTATAATTTCAGCACATTGGACAGCGACCAGCATTGACGCAATCTGAACACGATCTCATCAGAAACCGACGTTTTATTTGTGAACAAACTTGAAACACACTCCTTCAATTTTAGGAGAACTGGTCATTTGTGACTTTTTTCTTTCATCAGTGATACTCACAAACCATCGATTAATGACGGCTGTTTTTAAAGAATGTTTAATAGAAATGATTAACATCTGCATGCCATAAGAAAAAGAATAGtgtaaaaaaacatatttataatgttaactgtcagttatacatttagatacagtagatttgtaGGCGGGCCCACGTGCTTTTTAACGAAATAGCAATACGCTCAAACGAATCCTGTTTGGAAGTTTCACCAGTGAAATGCCAATATGATTACATAAATATATccttgcaacaacaaaaaagtaacCCCCACAGAATAATAAACTAAAGCAGGTTTGGTGTGTTAAGAGCAGAAGTGTTTGTTAACAGTTTTATGTAAATTCATATTGTCCTTCGTGGAGTCTTGGTGCTGTAGAGACGGAAGTCCTTTGACGCTCCCAACAGAACGTTCCAGAACACCGGTCTCTAGTATCGAACCCTTGGTGGTCGTGGTCCACGAGACCGTGGTGTTGGTCAGGGCCTGGTTCAAAGTACTGTGTCTGAACAACGGGTCGTGGAAAACCCCATCCACCCAGTTTCTGAGAGTTGTAACGGGAGAGTCCTGCCGTCTGTCTAGAACCGTGATAGAGGAGGCGGCCGGAGAGGCGGGCAGGCCCGGCTGAGGCTGACACCTCAACATACAGGACGGGTACTCCGCCTGGTTCAGAGACGTGGCCGTCTGGGCCAACGACCAAATCCGTGGTTTGCCGTCCAGTATCTGTTGTTGGTAGCAAGCTTTCTCCTGCCGGCTGTCGCAGCCCTCTGGTGAGGTTTtactgtgctgctgctccccGCCCAGGGACACAGGTATGTTGATCTTTAAAGATGTGTCCTTCAGATGGTCGTTCGAACAGTCAGTTGTCGTCATGTGAGTGTTCATGAGGTACTGGTGTTTGAGCTCGCACTCCGAGCTCTCTGATTCGATCATGTCGAAGTCATCCAGGTCACTCAGCGCGAGATCCTTATCTTTCTCTGGAAATGAACGGATATGAGACATCAGCGATAAGAGGGGAATCAAACTGTAATACAAAGCATCACTGTCAAATATCATTGAAGCATTCAGCATCACATCATTGAAACGAGCTTAGGCCTGGCAGATATGCCTATTCAAAGAAGATGAGGTAGATGGCCATGCAGTTTCATAGCACTCTGCATTACAGCAGAATAAATGGGTCTTCACATGGTAACATTGTGGTAACTAGATGTATGTGTATCTTGTGCATACAAGCTTTTCAGTTCACTTTTTAATGTATCTAAAAAACATAATTTCCATTAGGCCATTAAGCCATTTCCATGATACATTTAGGGTCATACTTCCTCTGGTAAAGGTCTATTCCACTGTTAATGTGTTGCATaaagggcagcaggtagcctagtggagaagtaaccgaaaggttgctggatcgaatccccgagctgacaaggtaaacatctgtcgttccgcccctgaacaaggcagttaacccactgttcctaggccatcattataaataagaatttgttctttactgacttgactagttaaaaaTAAAATTAAGAACCAGGACTATTCACCTGTTAGTGTTTTACATAAAGAATCATCACTAGAACACTGTTAATTTGTTAAATGAAGAACCAGGACTAGAACACTGTTAATTTGTTAAATGAAGAACCAGGACTAGAACACTGTTAATTTGTTAAATGAAGAACCAGGACTAGAACACTGTTAATTTGTTAAATGAAGAACCAGGACTAGAACACTGTTAATTTGTTAAATGAAGAACCAGGACTAGAACACTGTTAATTTGTTAAATGAAGAACCAGGACTAGAACACTGTTAATTTGTTAAATGAAGAACCAGGACTAGAACACTGTTAATTTGTTGCATAAAGAATCATCACTAGAACACTGTTAACTTGTTACATAAAGAATCATCACTAGAACACTGTTAATTTGTTGTATAAAGAACCAGGACTAGAACACTGTTAACTTGTTACATAAAGAATCATCACTAGAACACTGTTAATTTGTTGTATAAAGAACCAGGACTAGAACACTGTTAACTTGTTACATAAAGAATCATCACTAGAACACTGTTAATTTGTTGTATAAAGAACCAGGACTGACCATCATCGTTGTTCTCACTGTTGATATTCTCCTCCTGAGAcgcctcatcatcctcatcatatCTCTTCTCATCAGAACACTTGTTCCTCGGAGGCCACGTCATCTTGTTCTCCTTCTTCAGCCTCCTCCTGGCGTTTGCAAACCAGGTGGACACCTGCGTCAGGGTCATTTTGGTAATGATGGCCAACATGATCTTCTCTCCCTTGGTGGGGTAGGGGTTCTTCCTGTGCTCCTGTAGCCAGGCCTTCAGTGTGCTGGTTGTCTCCCGGGTGGCGTTCTTCCTCCTGGTCCCTCCATCCATACAGCCATATCTAGTAGTGAAGATGAGTTACAACAATGTTTCTTtgtaacagtaggcctatatatctatatatagggTCTTGTAGCAGAGAGGCAAGATAACAACTCCTTGTGTCCTGTCCATTAGAAATGCATAGTGTTGATTCATCTAGCAGTACACTGCAGCCCAACATACCCCCGGGGAGCTTTTACAAAAGAATAATGTCCCTATATGAGTGTGCTCAAGCCCTGTTAGGTGAGTAAACACAGGGCACGCATAGGCTAGCTGTCTCTCCATCCAGACGACGGACAGTTAGGTGAGTAAACACAGAGCACCGCTAAGCTAGCTGTCTCTCCATCCAGAAG from Oncorhynchus keta strain PuntledgeMale-10-30-2019 chromosome 24, Oket_V2, whole genome shotgun sequence encodes the following:
- the irx4a gene encoding iroquois-class homeodomain protein IRX-4a, which codes for MSYPQFGYPYSSVPQFLMTTNSLTTCCESSGRSIADSRVTASAQTPVYCPVYESRLLATARHELSSAAALGVYGNPYTGSQGYGNYVTYGTDASAFYSLGTYDTKDATAPAHAGITQATAYYPIDPTLGHYQYDRYGCMDGGTRRKNATRETTSTLKAWLQEHRKNPYPTKGEKIMLAIITKMTLTQVSTWFANARRRLKKENKMTWPPRNKCSDEKRYDEDDEASQEENINSENNDDEKDKDLALSDLDDFDMIESESSECELKHQYLMNTHMTTTDCSNDHLKDTSLKINIPVSLGGEQQHSKTSPEGCDSRQEKACYQQQILDGKPRIWSLAQTATSLNQAEYPSCMLRCQPQPGLPASPAASSITVLDRRQDSPVTTLRNWVDGVFHDPLFRHSTLNQALTNTTVSWTTTTKGSILETGVLERSVGSVKGLPSLQHQDSTKDNMNLHKTVNKHFCS